The DNA segment ACAAATTTCAAAAAATCCTAAAAACTGAAAATAGTCTCATAAGGTATATAGTCTATATACGTTCCAGAAATAATAAATATTAAACAAAAGACTACAAAAGTAAATCCAAAAAATAGAAATAGGTTAATTAATTTATTTTTACTAAAAGATGAAAATAAAGTTGGTACAATAAGTATTTCACTAGTAGAAAATAAAGTACCTAATCTCCCACCCACAGTACTTAAAGTTCCAGTAAATATTAATATTAAGGACGCTATAAAATATATTTTTAGTAATAAATTAAATCTATCCTTTTCTTCTTGTATTTTTGGATAAGCTAAAAATACTGCTGCAAAAAAAAGAACTAATTGCATCCACAATATTGGATTAAAAATCCATTGTCCATTTGTATAATTTGGGCTAGTAAAATAGGCATTGTACCGATCAGGAATTGCCCAAATATATATTTGGGGAATTTGTACAATTATTCCAATTATGAGACTAATACTTAATAGAGAAAATATATTTTTTAATGTCAAATGCTTGAATAGATAGTGAAAAATATAAACAATTATAAATGACAAAGCTGTTATGTGAAATAACGAAGCTATAAAAGTAATAAGTAAAAATTTAAATGGCTTTTTATTTAATATATATGGTATAGAGTATAAGATTATAATACATGCCATTGCAGATCTAATTTGTCCCATATCACGAACCAAAAAAAATCTAGCATAATAATAAAGTAATACTAAAGAAGGAAATGGAGTGAATTTATAAACGAAATTAGTTAGTAAAATTAAGCTCACGAAAGAAAAAAATAATATAAATGTATAATAATTAAAGCCCATAGACTTAAAAAGATAATTTAAAAATAGAAAACCACTTTCTGCTTCTATTTTCCCATTAAAAACATCAGAGAATTTTTCAATCTCTGAATAAAATTTTCCATATGAGTTAAAATCATATCCTGTATAAAAACGGAATCCCGCTACGATAGCAAGTATACTACCAGTTATAATAGAGATCTTTTTATTTCTCAATACTACTTCGATAGTCGCTAAAATAAGCAAGATAACAAAAATACTTACATAAAAAAACATATTGGGCCTCCGTTATTTATCATATTAAAATCACTTTTATCTCACTTTTATAAATCTTCAGTAATTCTCTTTGTGTTTCATACCATTTCTTCGTAGTATAATGCTTTTTACATATGATTATAACTTCATCAAATGATAATGTAGGATTAACTGATGATACAGAACTACTAAATAGAATAGAATTTTGATTTTTCTTAGTTTTCATATTAGGTTTATCCATTAACTTTTCAACAATATAATTGTCTAATTCTTCTTCAGAAAGTATAAGTTTTGTATCTCTTTCTGGATGAAGTATTGCATGTATCATTTGATCATACTTTTCATTTTTATTCTGATATTTGTTATTGCTTATATTCAATATTGTATCATTATCTTTGAAAGCAAACCCGTATATATCGGTAACTTCTTTTTTTAATAAGTTTCTGATTAGTGCTATAATAATCCCACCAAAAATACTGATTAATAAAGCTATAGCAGTGTACAAAATGATTTTTTTGTAAGAAAATCTTTCTTCAACATTAATATCTAAATCAGAATTAGGGATTGACTCTGATTCAATTTCGT comes from the Carnobacterium sp. 17-4 genome and includes:
- a CDS encoding EpsG family protein; amino-acid sequence: MFFYVSIFVILLILATIEVVLRNKKISIITGSILAIVAGFRFYTGYDFNSYGKFYSEIEKFSDVFNGKIEAESGFLFLNYLFKSMGFNYYTFILFFSFVSLILLTNFVYKFTPFPSLVLLYYYARFFLVRDMGQIRSAMACIIILYSIPYILNKKPFKFLLITFIASLFHITALSFIIVYIFHYLFKHLTLKNIFSLLSISLIIGIIVQIPQIYIWAIPDRYNAYFTSPNYTNGQWIFNPILWMQLVLFFAAVFLAYPKIQEEKDRFNLLLKIYFIASLILIFTGTLSTVGGRLGTLFSTSEILIVPTLFSSFSKNKLINLFLFFGFTFVVFCLIFIISGTYIDYIPYETIFSF